A genomic window from Nicotiana sylvestris chromosome 11, ASM39365v2, whole genome shotgun sequence includes:
- the LOC138881827 gene encoding uncharacterized mitochondrial protein AtMg00860-like, with protein sequence MAPSELKELKEQLQKLPNKGFIRSSGHVVSNEGIKVDPKKVEAVQSWPRPSSAIEIRSFLGLVGYYRRFVKGFSYIAAPMTRLTQKGSLFHWTEECEESFQKLKTALTTALVLILPMGSRSYTIYCVASRIGLGAVLMHDGRVIAYASRQLKLHKKTYPVHDLELAAIVHALKN encoded by the exons atggctccttctgagttgaaggaattaaaggagcagttgcagaaATTGCCTAACAAAGGTTTTATTCGgtccagt GGTCACGTGGTATCGaatgaagggatcaaggtggatccaaagaaggtgGAAgcggtgcagagttggcccagaccatcctcagctatagagatccgtagttttcttggcttggtgggttattaccgtcgatttgtgaagggattttcatatattgcagcacctatgaccaggctgacccaaaaGGGTTCTCTGTTCCattggacggaagagtgtgaggagagcttccagaagctcaagacagctttgactacagccctagtATTGATATTGCCTATGGGTTCAaggtcttatactatctattgtgttgcctcgaggattggccttggagcggtattgatgcatgacggtagggtaattgcctacgcgtccagacagttgaagctACATAAGAAGacttatcctgtccatgatctcgagttagctgccattgttcacgccttgaagaactga